The Bacteroidota bacterium genome window below encodes:
- a CDS encoding glycosyltransferase, giving the protein MNILIINYYWPPSGGSVVQRWLSFCRFLPEYGITPMVLTVDDTKATYPSIDKSLLEDIPKDLKIFKTDTAELFWLYKGTVGKGNVPAAAFANESNPTFMQKLARFVRGNLFIPDPRAGWNKYAIEKTKELIEKFDIKVIVTAGPPHSTHLIGLKLKKYFPSIKWIADFHDVWTDVIYYDKFYHTKWAKKKDAGYEREVLETADKVLTVGRGYKEKLLSKSDKINPDKIEIITMGYDERCFDISSNPPKGEFVITYTGTIADYYDPDVFLEALKEVKEKNPDVRYKLRFVGILSEGIKQKINELGLSDILNDVGYVSHDDSIKYLMDSTVLLLINPVVSNEDMVIPGKIYEYLAAKKPVINITKKSSDLARIIKEANAGETFERNMKAELTTYLQDLTNKWKQNPNLDIPSTDNYYQNFSRHTESKQLSEIILHLQP; this is encoded by the coding sequence GTGAATATTCTGATCATAAATTATTACTGGCCGCCTAGCGGAGGTTCTGTAGTTCAGCGATGGCTTTCGTTCTGCCGTTTTCTTCCTGAGTACGGAATTACTCCAATGGTTTTAACCGTGGATGATACTAAGGCAACATATCCTTCTATAGATAAATCTCTGCTTGAAGATATTCCTAAGGATTTAAAAATTTTTAAGACAGATACGGCTGAATTATTCTGGCTGTATAAAGGAACCGTCGGAAAAGGAAACGTTCCTGCCGCAGCTTTTGCAAATGAAAGCAATCCGACTTTTATGCAGAAGCTTGCGAGATTTGTAAGAGGTAATTTATTTATACCTGACCCTCGTGCAGGCTGGAATAAATATGCTATTGAAAAAACCAAAGAGCTGATAGAGAAGTTTGATATTAAAGTTATAGTTACCGCCGGGCCGCCGCACTCAACACACTTAATAGGATTAAAACTTAAGAAGTACTTTCCATCAATAAAATGGATTGCTGATTTCCACGACGTGTGGACCGATGTTATTTACTACGATAAATTTTACCATACAAAGTGGGCTAAGAAAAAAGATGCGGGATATGAGAGGGAAGTTCTTGAAACTGCTGATAAAGTTCTGACAGTGGGCAGGGGATATAAGGAAAAGCTACTTTCAAAATCTGATAAGATAAATCCCGATAAGATTGAAATAATTACAATGGGTTATGATGAGAGGTGTTTTGATATTTCTTCCAATCCGCCCAAAGGTGAATTTGTAATCACTTACACTGGAACAATTGCGGATTATTATGACCCTGATGTTTTTCTTGAAGCGTTAAAAGAAGTAAAAGAAAAAAATCCTGATGTAAGATATAAATTGAGATTCGTAGGAATACTTTCAGAAGGAATAAAGCAAAAAATTAACGAACTTGGATTATCGGATATATTAAATGATGTTGGTTATGTTTCCCATGATGACTCGATAAAATATCTTATGGATTCAACTGTACTTCTGTTAATAAACCCTGTTGTCTCCAATGAAGATATGGTTATTCCGGGAAAGATTTATGAATACCTTGCTGCTAAAAAGCCGGTCATAAACATTACAAAAAAATCATCTGACCTTGCAAGAATTATAAAGGAGGCAAATGCAGGCGAGACGTTTGAAAGAAATATGAAAGCGGAATTGACAACTTATTTGCAAGACTTAACTAACAAATGGAAACAGAATCCAAACCTTGATATACCTTCAACTGATAACTATTATCAAAACTTTTCCCGCCACACTGAAAGCAAGCAATTATCTGAGATAATCCTTCATTTACAGCCCTAA